A single Hyperolius riggenbachi isolate aHypRig1 chromosome 12, aHypRig1.pri, whole genome shotgun sequence DNA region contains:
- the LOC137541922 gene encoding uncharacterized protein: protein MSRNTGVLLPSLSNKETSRELQVHLKPKKAKHRSKIQKVSDGQHPLSIEPTTRQLLSDIIGSKRCVFACADSSGITTVPEICGGVRRRESENNILEESDGLIGHNNLIFPCNTVGSTPLQKSPELDPIKVGQASLLPGQESDDSLECQAVTTVVDGATTSVNRESLGVSNPVHHNNGCELLGMGSASGLSDSSGTMVKPDQQQVFEQQRAASSLGSHTSIQDTDMENPRDDTYRQQYSGGIHKSPGRHKKQVTATAGIKDSALGRAQSQVYKSGSPEGDTKLPSRLPEQMQSVPGRMESQRPGVSSVDRTLDCSSSGLIRQKEQCEMPDVLLSLSPRRTMGSRCLLDQLELSQNVHFSASTFDFQSTEQNLSRPGGSNLDCPVLAKKTVVCSATTISYGSSDPSRSRGPVNSGTSGASQSEPSSSFSMEPEWRILKRLLS, encoded by the exons ATGTCAAGAAACACTGGGGTTTTACTCCCCAGTCTTTCTAATAAAGAAACCTCAAGGGAGTTACAGGTTCATCTTAAACCTAAAAAGGCTAAACACCGCAGTAAGATACAGAAAGTTTCGGATGGACAACATCCGCTCAGTATTGAACCTACTACAAGACAGCTCCTATCTGACATCATTGGATCTAAAAGATGCGTATTTGCATGTGCCGATTCATCTGGAATCACAACAGTTCCTGAGATTTGCGGTGGTGTTAGAAGGAGAG AGTCTGAAAACAATATCCTTGAGGAAAGCGATGGCCTTATTGGGCACAATAACCTCATCTTTCCCTGCAATACAGTGGGGTCAACTCCACTCCAGAAGTCTCCAGAGTTGGATCCTATCAAAGTGGGACAAGCATCTCTCCTCCCTGGACAAGAGAGTGATGATTCCTTGGAGTGTCAAGCAGTCACTACTGTGGTGGACGGAGCCACAACATCTGTCAACAGGGAATCTTTGGGAGTTTCCAACCCAGTACATCATAACAACGGATGCGAGCTCTTGGGGATGGGGAGCGCATCTGGACTCTCTGACAGCTCAGGGACAATGGTCAAGCCGGATCAGCAACAGGTCTTCGAACAGCAGAGAGCTGCAAGCAGTCTGGGAAGCCATACTAGCATTCAAGATACAGATATGGAAAACCCACGTGACGATACGTACAGACAACAGTACAGTGGTggcatacataaatcaccagggAGGCACAAGAAGCAAGTCACTGCAACAGCAGGCATCAAGGATTCTGCATTGGGCAGAGCGCAGTCTCAAGTCTATAAAAGCGGTTCACCTGAAGGGGACACTAAATTGCCTAGCAGATtacctgagcagatgcagtctgtCCCAGGACGAATGGAGTCTCAACGACCGGGTGTTTCATCAGTTGACAGAACACTGGATTGTTCCTCAAGTGGACTTATTCGCCAGAAAGAGCAATGCGAAATGCCGGATGTTTTGCTCTCTTTGTCCCCAAGACGAACCATGGGTAGTAGATGCCTTCTCGATCAGCTGGAGTTATCACAGAATGTACATTTTTCCGCCTCTACATTTGATTTCCAGAGTACTGAACAAAATCTATCGAGACCAGGCGGAAGCAATCTTGATTGTCCCGTTTTGGCCAAAAAGACCGTGGTTTGCTCTGCTACAACGATTAGCTACGGATCATCTGATCCTTCCAGATCAAGAGGACCTGTTAACTCAGGGACCAGCGGTGCATCCCAATCTGAGCCTTCTTCATCTTTCAGCATGGAGCCTGAATGGCGAATACTGAAAA ggttgctgtcctga